In one window of Patagioenas fasciata isolate bPatFas1 chromosome 34, bPatFas1.hap1, whole genome shotgun sequence DNA:
- the LOC139826064 gene encoding E3 ubiquitin-protein ligase TRIM7-like isoform X2, whose product MEAPPAPPAVPPAPCTAARSLQDELTCPVCLEYFNDPVLVAECGHNFCRACVTQCWEDSARRLCCPQCREPVPQRLFRPNRSLGNIVHIVRQLGLPQGLAEAPPGPPAPSPPLPAAVPPGPPRCPRHGEPLRLFCVQDRRAVCVVCHLSREHRAHTVLPAEEAAHAAEEVPQEQLSCIRKGCEEAKAEQERRSEALLQAEQEREKVVSECRELRAFLEEKEQVLLGRLEQLQRQVTRRRDEALERLREQMAQLDKLLQQGQDGGTAAADGAVVAPVGGSWILSPSDAGLSDLEKKLKSFAQKSSVLKEVLLEFKENLRFELENDTGDLSLDPETANPYLVLSEDKRSVRLRGTPQNLPQNPKRFDFSFSVLTNEGFTSGRHYWEVEVGDGESWVLGAARESVRRKEKIDFAPEEGVWVIGLNWKGKNWDQYQAFTSPETPLSLCERPRKIGVYLDYEGGWVAFYNADNMAPVFTFTAAFSERIFPFFWLFYVGSSLSLCN is encoded by the exons ATGGAGGCGccgcccgctccccccgccgTCCCGCCGGCTCCCTGCACCGCCGCCCGCAGCCTGCAGGACGAGCTGACGTGCCCGGTGTGCCTGGAGTACTTCAACGACCCCGTGCTGGTAGCCGAGTGCGGCCACAACTTCTGCCGGGCCTGCGTGACCCAGTGCTGGGAGGACTCGGCGCGACGCCTCTGCTGCCCGCAGTGCCGGGAGCCGGTGCCGCAGCGGCTTTTCCGCCCCAACCGCTCTCTGGGTAACATCGTCCACATCGTTCGCCAGCTGGGCTTGCCGCAAGGTCTCGCCGAGGCTCCCCCGGGGCCTCCCGCTCCGTCTCCGCCGCTTCCCGCCGCCGTCCCGCCGGGGCCTCCGCGGTGTCCGCGCCACGGGGAGCCGCTGCGGTTGTTTTGCGTGCAGGATCGCAGGGCGGTCTGCGTGGTGTGTCACCTATCCCGGGAACACCGCGCACACACCGTGCTGCCCGCCGAGGAGGCGGCCCACGCCGCGGAG GAGGTGCCGCAGGAGCAGCTGAGCTGCATCAGGAAAGGCTGCGAAGAGGCCAAGGCCGAGCAGGAGAGGCGCAGCGAAGCTTTGCTG CAGGCGGAGCAGGAGCGCGAGAAGGTGGTTTCCGAGTGCCGGGAGCTGCGCGCGTTcctggaggagaaggagcaggtgCTGCTGGGCCGCCTGGAGCAGCTCCAGCGCCAGGTGACGCGGCGCAGGGACGAGGCCCTGGAGCGGCTGCGCGAACAGATGGCCCAGCTGGACAAACTGCTGCAGCAGGGCCAGGACGGAGGGACGGCGGCGGCTGACGGCGCG GTTGTGGCTCCAGTTGGTGGCAG CTGGATTCTGTCCCCGTCGGACGCGGGGCTCTCGGACCTGGAGAAGAAGCTCAAGAGCTTTGCTCAGAAGAGCTCGGTGCTCAAGGAGGTGCTGCTGGAGTTCAAAG AAAACTTGCGTTTCGAGCTGGAAAACGACACAG GCGATCTCTCCCTGGACCCCGAAACCGCCAACCCCTACTTGGTCCTATCCGAGGACAAACGCAGCGTCCGACTccgtgggaccccccaaaaccttcCCCAAAATCCCAAACGTTTCGATTTCTCCTTCTCCGTCTTGACCAACGAAGGTTTCACCTCCGGTCGCCATTATTGGGAGGTGGAGGTTGGAGATGGCGAGAGTTGGGTCCTCGGCGCCGCCCGCGAATCCGTGCGGAGGAAGGAAAAGATCGACTTCGCCCCCGAGGAAGGCGTTTGGGTCATCGGTTTAAACTGGAAAGGGAAGAACTGGGACCAGTACCAAGCTTTCACCTCCCCGGAGACTCCGCTTTCCTTGTGCGAACGACCCCGAAAAATCGGCGTCTATTTGGATTACGAAGGCGGTTGGGTCGCGTTTTATAACGCGGACAACATGGCGCCCGTTTTCACCTTCACCGCCGCCTTCTCCGAGAGgatcttcccctttttctggctCTTTTATGTGGGTTCTTCCCTTTCGCTTTGTAATTAA
- the LOC136114408 gene encoding uncharacterized protein, protein MEAPVALEAQQEALQRDVMHESYRTLMAMAPRGLLPPISPSPPPEEPRPPPQHHPLGSNRRKTKHPDRTQPTETPNIPPYKRSRPGERPHECTECGKSFPWASHLERHRRVHTGERPFGCGECGETFSQRSHLAKHRHSHAGERPRRGKTFHQTPEALRRRRAHLKERISGLKERILGLKERGKEPGAAPQRRRHRPHRCGDCGKSFAWVSHLERHRRVHTGERPFGCGSCGGRFSQKSHLLQHRKTHAPDRPYKCGDCGKRFGDVPHFLAHRRGHVEPKGFACGDCGKRFPWASHLERHRRVHTGERPFGCGECGEAFSQSSHLTKHQRCHLPKVPVVPKVPVVPVSPSRTRFGGDEEP, encoded by the exons atggaGGCCCCGGTGGCGCTGGAGGCCCAGCAGGAGGCGCTGCAGCGCGATGTGATGCACGAGAGCTACCGCACGCTCATGGCCATGG caccccggggcctcctgccccccatttccccctcacCGCCCCCCGAAGAACCTCGACCCCCACCCCAACACCACCCCCTGGGCTCCAACCGCCGCAAAACCAAACACCCCGACAGAACCCAACCCACCGAGACCCCCAACATCCCACCCTATAAACGCAGCCGCCCCGGCGAGAGACCCCACGAATGCACCGAGTGCGGGAAGAGCTTCCCGTGGGCGTCCCATCTGGAACGTCACCGGCGCGTCCACACGGGCGAGCGCCCATTCGGCTGCGGCGAATGCGGCGAGACCTTCAGCCAACGCTCCCACCTCGCCAAACACCGGCACAGCCACGCCGGCGAGCGGCCCCGACGCGGCAAAACCTTCCACCAAACCCCTGAGGCGCTCCGACGACGCCGGGCGCACTTAAAAGAGCGGATTTCGGGCTTAAAAGAGCGGATTTTGGGGTTAAAAGAGCGCGGGAAGGAACCCGGAGCGGCTCCCCAGCGCCGCCGTCACCGTCCCCACCGTTGCGGCGACTGCGGGAAGAGCTTCGCGTGGGTGTCGCACCTGGAGCGGCACCGGCGCGTCCACACGGGCGAGCGGCCATTTGGGTGTGGGAGCTGCGGCGGCCGCTTCTCGCAGAAATCCCACCTCCTACAGCACCGCAAGACGCACGCGCCCGACCGGCCCTACAAGTGTGGGGACTGCGGGAAGCGATTTGGGGATGTCCCCCATTTCTTAGCCCATCGGCGCGGGCACGTGGAGCCCAAGGGGTTTGCCTGCGGGGATTGCGGGAAGAGGTTCCCGTGGGCGTCCCATCTGGAACGTCACCGGCGCGTCCACACGGGCGAGCGGCCGTTCGGGTGCGGAGAGTGCGGTGAGGCCTTCAGCCAGAGCTCGCACCTCACCAAACACCAGCGGTGTCACCTCCCCaaggtccctgttgtccccaaggtccctgttgtccctgtgtccccatctagGACAAGGTTTGGGGGGGATGAGGAGCCTTGA
- the LOC139826064 gene encoding E3 ubiquitin-protein ligase TRIM7-like isoform X1 encodes MEAPPAPPAVPPAPCTAARSLQDELTCPVCLEYFNDPVLVAECGHNFCRACVTQCWEDSARRLCCPQCREPVPQRLFRPNRSLGNIVHIVRQLGLPQGLAEAPPGPPAPSPPLPAAVPPGPPRCPRHGEPLRLFCVQDRRAVCVVCHLSREHRAHTVLPAEEAAHAAEEVPQEQLSCIRKGCEEAKAEQERRSEALLKQAEQEREKVVSECRELRAFLEEKEQVLLGRLEQLQRQVTRRRDEALERLREQMAQLDKLLQQGQDGGTAAADGAVVAPVGGSWILSPSDAGLSDLEKKLKSFAQKSSVLKEVLLEFKENLRFELENDTGDLSLDPETANPYLVLSEDKRSVRLRGTPQNLPQNPKRFDFSFSVLTNEGFTSGRHYWEVEVGDGESWVLGAARESVRRKEKIDFAPEEGVWVIGLNWKGKNWDQYQAFTSPETPLSLCERPRKIGVYLDYEGGWVAFYNADNMAPVFTFTAAFSERIFPFFWLFYVGSSLSLCN; translated from the exons ATGGAGGCGccgcccgctccccccgccgTCCCGCCGGCTCCCTGCACCGCCGCCCGCAGCCTGCAGGACGAGCTGACGTGCCCGGTGTGCCTGGAGTACTTCAACGACCCCGTGCTGGTAGCCGAGTGCGGCCACAACTTCTGCCGGGCCTGCGTGACCCAGTGCTGGGAGGACTCGGCGCGACGCCTCTGCTGCCCGCAGTGCCGGGAGCCGGTGCCGCAGCGGCTTTTCCGCCCCAACCGCTCTCTGGGTAACATCGTCCACATCGTTCGCCAGCTGGGCTTGCCGCAAGGTCTCGCCGAGGCTCCCCCGGGGCCTCCCGCTCCGTCTCCGCCGCTTCCCGCCGCCGTCCCGCCGGGGCCTCCGCGGTGTCCGCGCCACGGGGAGCCGCTGCGGTTGTTTTGCGTGCAGGATCGCAGGGCGGTCTGCGTGGTGTGTCACCTATCCCGGGAACACCGCGCACACACCGTGCTGCCCGCCGAGGAGGCGGCCCACGCCGCGGAG GAGGTGCCGCAGGAGCAGCTGAGCTGCATCAGGAAAGGCTGCGAAGAGGCCAAGGCCGAGCAGGAGAGGCGCAGCGAAGCTTTGCTG AAGCAGGCGGAGCAGGAGCGCGAGAAGGTGGTTTCCGAGTGCCGGGAGCTGCGCGCGTTcctggaggagaaggagcaggtgCTGCTGGGCCGCCTGGAGCAGCTCCAGCGCCAGGTGACGCGGCGCAGGGACGAGGCCCTGGAGCGGCTGCGCGAACAGATGGCCCAGCTGGACAAACTGCTGCAGCAGGGCCAGGACGGAGGGACGGCGGCGGCTGACGGCGCG GTTGTGGCTCCAGTTGGTGGCAG CTGGATTCTGTCCCCGTCGGACGCGGGGCTCTCGGACCTGGAGAAGAAGCTCAAGAGCTTTGCTCAGAAGAGCTCGGTGCTCAAGGAGGTGCTGCTGGAGTTCAAAG AAAACTTGCGTTTCGAGCTGGAAAACGACACAG GCGATCTCTCCCTGGACCCCGAAACCGCCAACCCCTACTTGGTCCTATCCGAGGACAAACGCAGCGTCCGACTccgtgggaccccccaaaaccttcCCCAAAATCCCAAACGTTTCGATTTCTCCTTCTCCGTCTTGACCAACGAAGGTTTCACCTCCGGTCGCCATTATTGGGAGGTGGAGGTTGGAGATGGCGAGAGTTGGGTCCTCGGCGCCGCCCGCGAATCCGTGCGGAGGAAGGAAAAGATCGACTTCGCCCCCGAGGAAGGCGTTTGGGTCATCGGTTTAAACTGGAAAGGGAAGAACTGGGACCAGTACCAAGCTTTCACCTCCCCGGAGACTCCGCTTTCCTTGTGCGAACGACCCCGAAAAATCGGCGTCTATTTGGATTACGAAGGCGGTTGGGTCGCGTTTTATAACGCGGACAACATGGCGCCCGTTTTCACCTTCACCGCCGCCTTCTCCGAGAGgatcttcccctttttctggctCTTTTATGTGGGTTCTTCCCTTTCGCTTTGTAATTAA